Part of the Cydia fagiglandana chromosome 2, ilCydFagi1.1, whole genome shotgun sequence genome, ACACAAGTAAGGGCAACCAGGTTCCCAGGTCTTGCAATTTTCATGCATCCTCAGTGCAGTGGCTCAGTGGCGgtacttccatacaagcccaaaagccgggcttgccttAATATTTGCCTTAacgaaattacgtagtgataagatcaatatAGATTATTTCTAAACCGCGCGCCAAAtgaacccgtattattaaattcaagcaaCAGCGCGCGGACCGCGGCGCCAGCGTGTTGCAAATTTTTGCCGCTGTGGCGCCTCGTCCGCGCGAAAGAAATCAGGCGTAGAatgttctagctatcctgctcgcactcgttggcttgcaaccggacttgctttttcgtcccgctctagGCGCTCTTAGCCTACAAACCGCCATaaaacgatgtaactatttgttggcATGTATAGCCATTTTATATGGCGATTTAAGCCTGGCTTTTGGTGTGAAGTTTGCTGCATAAGTTCGCACGGGCACGCGTTcacttcaagtgtattattatttagtagaGTCGGAAGTAACGAAAGCTCAATTTATTTAAGTGAATTTGAATTATTTAGTGAATGTggatttgtttgtttgttgtgaCGTTTATAAGTGTTAACAATTGATGAAGTTGTTCCTTGTGACGGTATGAGATGCGTCCACGTATTACTGCAGTGGCTGCACAATGCACTGTATATAGAAGTAAGGACAACCAGGTTCCCAGGTCTTGCAGTCCTTGTGCATCCTCAGTGGCTGCTGACCACAATGCACTGTATATAGAAGTAAGGACAACCAGGTTTCAGGTCTTGCAGTCCTTGTGCATCCTCAGTGGCTGCTGTCAACAGCGCACTGCATACATGTAAGGACATCCGTGTGGTTTCCAGGTCTTACAGCTACCCCCGAGCTTAAGGCACTGCTGCTTGTGCTACTCTCCGCAAACCTTGTGCACAATTACTTACTCGTAGCTTAAAATACGCTTACGTCTTTGAAATCACCTTGGTTTTCTATACCCGATAAATTCTCTTGATAGTTTTTAAGTCATCAGTCATCCATTAACTGCCTTCTAGCCTAGTTGGTAGtgctgcctacgaagcaggaagTCTCAGGTTGGAGCGAGATACAGCGATCAGACCTTTCTcgtttttcagtattttaagtatataagtatcCATCCTTCCGTATTCATCTAAGTTACTTTCAGATTTGCCAAATAAAAGCTCTCAGCTTCGCACCCTCTCATTCCAGTGAGCTGTTCAACCTTCCAGTCCCTGCGCTCTGGACAGCAGTTCTCGGGGAATGGGACCGCGCCGAGCAGAAGGGAGCCTACGTGCCCATCGAGAGGATAGTGCTCCATCATCGCTTCCACAACTATCAGCATGATATAGGTAACTGTTATACTTACATATTCATAATTCAGTATAACCTCAATGCCTGTGCTATTCTTGGGGAACTTAACGGGGCCGAGCAGAAGGGAGCCTACGTGCCCATCGAGAGGATAGTGCTCCATCATCGCTTCCACAACTACCAACATGACATAGGTAACTAACACTTAAATACAATCCAGTCAACCTCGatgccagttttttttatatgcaTTTAAAATTTCGGGTCCAGGCCACGTGATGGATTCCTAAGATTTAGACTGTTGATTATGGTATTGGATAGTTTGCAATGCCAGTGTCGGTTTTGGATAGCAATTCTTAGAGAATAAGGCCGCGAAAAAACTCACAAATCGTGTTTATTTTTCGAGATAAGGGCATACTGTTTCGCCCGAGTACCTGACTTCTCAAGTGATATTGATGTCCTTTTTTGACTTACTCAATAAAGTATTCACATAAAGTTATTTTTCAAATTCCAGCTTTAATGAAACTTACAAAGCCTGCCGACGTGAGTGCCCGAAGCCGAATCAGGACAATCTGCCTGCCCCCCTTCGAGCCCCACGCCTTCAACACCGAGAGGACCACCTTCTACATGCGACCGGACCTCAACCCACCCAGTACCTCCTCAGAACCACCCAAAAAATTCAAGCGACCACCCAAACCCAACCCCGACACAGCCACAAAATACTTAGAGAAGCTAAACAATTTAACCAAGACGATCTTCTCCGGATtcgtcagcaaaaagaacaaaaaCATGAGATACAACGTAAGAGTGGCTAACGATAGCAACAGACATACAACGAGAAAGACTGATGAAGAGATCCAACAAGCTGATAATGAAAGGAAAAGTGATATAGTATACCCCAGTGCCACTTTAGATAGTGttgttaaacttattaaaactaaaatggcTAAAGATAGGAGAAAAACAGAAAGAAGTGATAAGAagttgatgtttgatgatgaAATAGATCCTTTTATAGATGATAATAACGGATTAGACTTTAAAGATGAGTGTTATGCGACGGGTTGGGGGAGGGAGCAGACGAACGGGACGTTGACAGACGTTCTGTTGGAAGCGGAGGTGCCTGTGCTGCCGCTGAGGATAT contains:
- the LOC134673486 gene encoding uncharacterized protein LOC134673486, whose translation is MLSRCGVASVSRSVVIFLIVGQLLDFGGAYSPRECGVPLRRHTRQPRERTAGQLRIIKGRESKRGAWPWQVSLQLLHPNFGLIGHWCGGVLVHPLWLLTTAHCIHNELFNLPVPALWTAVLGEWDRAEQKGAYVPIERIVLHHRFHNYQHDIALMKLTKPADVSARSRIRTICLPPFEPHAFNTERTTFYMRPDLNPPSTSSEPPKKFKRPPKPNPDTATKYLEKLNNLTKTIFSGFVSKKNKNMRYNVRVANDSNRHTTRKTDEEIQQADNERKSDIVYPSATLDSVVKLIKTKMAKDRRKTERSDKKLMFDDEIDPFIDDNNGLDFKDECYATGWGREQTNGTLTDVLLEAEVPVLPLRICRERYSLTLPLNDGHLCAGSTDGSTGACVGDSGGPLQCRTGSRWELRGLTSFGSGCARTGVPDVYTNVEHYVPWIYAHVYAT